A single Anopheles arabiensis isolate DONGOLA chromosome 2, AaraD3, whole genome shotgun sequence DNA region contains:
- the LOC120898043 gene encoding uncharacterized protein LOC120898043 isoform X1, with the protein MDECQHELDFEELEKLCRHTPEDELSEAEADQLGETGGTEEGGGAGERFRDMGQSESKKASKKAATDTGLHTKGTAMSFGFKKHKVHQATTGSNGTIGTTGNNKLPPGAVTHTGDGGGGGVGASAEPVPGAVTNQIKKFSHSNHNNNNNNNNNNNSNNATLEREKAERELVQATVISNPGVDAAFSDNNGNSGSVESVDDTSGGVMGPGRTTAATGRSTPRLQPAKKDSNGAPYRSNRFGFRTNNIVRPASVGLQPRVANDFDKHSSTATNTNNNNNIHAHNNNNNNVYVVNDKRRSKSASSAASARTTFTPLPGTTAAAAATGTGGNGAILLHQHAYGGGATALHRPLPKYQAPSTKIAHPTVPDSNSGAGGTYQHQMTKCNQGEHKNTQHSGTGAKQTAQQHQYTHGSEAGQNAPSGGGLCAKPPLTGNGHTAGGTTTSAKLGQEAATTASKFTLHTSSLPKPQYPVSISLTGTTAGPAAAASSRYTMDTKGAKHAVNVSRKEFANTNVTGAPALEDTTTTTTSSIRMPRQRYRNLEMVMSGRHKFEVRDLEALTTEPIVPLPLPELPSAFCSTGNQRTAPLSGLIRSTELNASANASALHDDIDINDNRYEQAEPGAAEEQVTPTAPDSEGQKESLEEEKLLRDNNSSEKSLIKGGAMKELMESYEESKSSTPSCSRASWFTAGEALAAKDFGIRSLTSSVESSTSRQTDSMPGSAQDEQEEEDISSVTITAGNPSAFSSISAPIPMDVSATNLDSVSEVLVSFTDPGTDPLASGGGDAATEPNRMYRNEQAKFAEMAAAISDVLLLDDETSPTDSLVSSCTENSDDVKKPRGGKKTAENTKEKEKDIDEISPELDELTSPVSPGTPTHASNSLSLSDGGRDFLIDDEIADQPGLVFDEGSTLDLGSLNLNLTSQKTDTDRTLKDNHNRAAAAGTTNGTGSQPAAIRATPPSAPKPRRAMPDAYESPALSRKSARSGNRMARAESLDTLSPCDSIASDDFMLDFDCNSSMDSIDRVARSSMGGSANGLNSMDELQLWSELENKGGHIIREWSTLLRSSPQSNSTHRSQLPARARLLTRRLQNNATPTNGSESPRSIDSLPRRTFAGSYKTATLSQFHNLANNNNNNNCTDSASTATNSAEDLTLLDKSLRNSMLQDVVHFKKQLVRLRRIMQEDEENLMMTDTLNPFENNNGQFFTTAAAAMAANGTIGSATTTAAATTATSQEQQQQQQQENILIRESSVAALALLEDQRQELADLRRQVVYLQGELTAKDRTIRQQQNLIEKYEAEREKQHQQQLHSLTNGGSSTESGEGTALSGPDSTGSSDRNHQSAETISTATQTERLRPVSFGGQEGLGSRSEKPVTPKNGLRTPSAVGLAGATPPHQHHHHHHHTNGTPTTPKSKTQISSVYTQLSSVRHSYAGNGSAPTTPTHGTGAQNGLRRTSLGSSHNLSTFGLHSPSERSPNGSNKPVRTTHIGTLASPIQRQPPNGTTVKPPPSKAVPPSRTNGVVTASKLNGLNGTAKRMAAGAGTTTGSSSIIRPPSSFGSSSSLASVGEPLKSKSAPLVVVPNGKLLTPAATGAATSDERETSSSSDSDKDTVVVNGGAIGTAGSCCSEESNLASAGNTNGSTVNGIVGH; encoded by the exons ATGGATGAATGCCAGCATGAGCTCGACTTTGAGGAGCTAGAAAAACTGTGCAGACACACGCCGGAGGACGAACTGTCAGAAGCGGAAGCGGACCAGCTGGGTGAAACGGGCGGCACAGAGGAGGGAGGCGGAGCGGGCGAAAGGTTTAGAGATATG GGCCAATCGGAGAGCAAGAAAGCGTCGAAGAAAGCGGCCACCGACACTGGCCTGCACACCAAGGGGACGGCTATGTCGTTTGGCTTCAAGAAGCACAAGGTGCATCAGGCAACCACCGGCAGCAACGGTACGATCGGCACAACCGGAAACAACAAATTGCCACCGGGTGCGGTCACACATACCggcgacggtggtggtggtggtgtcggtgCCAGCGCAGAACCAGTCCCGGGAGCGGTCACTAATCAGATCAAGAAGTTCAGCCACAgtaaccacaacaacaacaacaataataataacaacaacaacagcaataatGCGACACTGGAAAGGGAGAAAGCGGAAAGGGAGCTGGTGCAGGCCACCGTCATCTCGAACCCGGGCGTCGATGCGGCATTTAGCGACAACAACGGAAATAGCG GATCGGTAGAGTCGGTGGACGACACGAGCGGTGGTGTGATGGGCCCCGGCCGAACCACGGCCGCCACCGGCCGTTCCACACCGCGGCTCCAACCCGCCAAGAAGGACAGCAACGGGGCGCCGTACCGCAGCAATCGGTTCGGCTTCCGCACCAACAACATCGTCCGGCCGGCATCGGTCGGGCTGCAGCCCCGGGTGGCCAACGATTTTGACAAACATTCCTCCACCGctaccaacaccaacaacaacaacaacatccacgcccataacaacaacaataacaacgtGTACGTCGTTAACGACAAGCGCCGCTCGAAGAGCGCCTCCTCGGCGGCCAGCGCACGCACAACCTTTACGCCGCTGCCGGGCACaacagcggcggcggctgcaaCCGGAACCGGCGGGAATGGGGCGATCCTGCTGCACCAGCACGCGTACGGTGGGGGTGCAACTGCGCTGCATCGTCCGCTGCCGAAATACCAGGCGCCGAGTACGAAAATAGCCCACCCCACCGTGCCGGACTCCAACAGTGGTGCCGGTGGGACTTATCAACATCAGATGACGAAATGCAACCAGGGAGAGCATAAAAATACTCAGCATTCCGGTACCGGGGCGAAGCAGACGGCCCAGCAGCATCAGTATACGCACGGCAGCGAAGCCGGCCAGAACGCACCAAGCGGTGGTGGTCTATG TGCAAAACCACCACTGACTGGCAATGGGCATACGGCCGGCGGCACCACTACATCGGCCAAACTAGGTCAGGAGGCGGCCACAACGGCCAGCAAGTTTACGCTGCACACGTCCAGCCTGCCGAAACCGCAGTACCCGGTGTCGATCTCACTGACCGGTACTACCGCCGggcccgccgccgccgccagctCGCGCTACACGATGGACACGAAGGGTGCCAAGCATGCGGTCAACGTGAGTCGCAAAGAGTTCGCCAACACGAACGTGACCGGGGCGCCCGCGCTCGAGGACACGACCACCACGACGACCAGCAGCATCCGGATGCCGCGGCAGCGCTACCGCAACCTGGAGATGGTGATGAGCGGCCGGCACAAGTTCGAGGTGCGCGATCTGGAAGCGCTAACGACGGAACCGATCGtaccgctgccgctgccggaGCTGCCGAGTGCGTTCTGCAGCACGGGCAACCAGCGAACGGCACCGCTCAGCGGGCTGATCCGCTCGACCGAGCTGAATGCCAGTGCCAATGCGTCCGCCCTGCACGACGATATCGACATCAACGATAACCGGTACGAGCAGGCCGAGCCGGGCGCGGCAGAGGAGCAAGTGACACCGACGGCACCGGACAGCGAAGGGCAGAAGGAAAGCCTCGAGGAGGAAAAGCTACTGCGCGATAACAACTCGTCGGAAAAGAGTCTGATCAAGGGCGGCGCGATGAAGGAGCTGATGGAGAGCTACGAGGAAAGCAAGAGCTCGACGCCGAGCTGCTCGCGCGCTTCCTGGTTCACGGCCGGTGAGGCACTGGCCGCGAAAGACTTTGGCATCCGCAGCCTAACGAGCAGCGTGGAGAGCAGCACATCGAGGCAGACCGATTCGATGCCCGGCAGCGCACAGGACGAGCAGGAAGAGGAGGACATCAGCTCCGTCACCATTACGGCGGGCAATCCTTCGGCGTTCT CTTCCATTTCAGCGCCGATCCCGATGGATGTTTCCGCCACCAACCTGGACAGTGTGTCGGAGGTGCTGGTCAGCTTCACCGACCCAGGAACGGATCCGCTTGCTAGTGGGGGCGGCGATGCTgccaccgaaccgaaccgaatgtACCGCAACGAGCAGGCCAAGTTTGCGGAAATGGCCGCCGCCATCAGtgacgtgctgctgctggacgatgAAACCTCCCCGACGGACAGTCTCGTTAGCAGCTGTACGGAGAACTCGGACGACGTGAAGAAACCGCGCGGCGGCAAGAAAACGGCCGAAAACACGAAGGAAAAGGAGAAGGACATCGATGAGATCTCGCccgagctggacgagctgaCCAGTCCCGTCTCGCCCGGCACACCGACCCATGCTTCCAACTCACTGTCGCTGTCGGACGGCGGGAGGGATTTTCTGATTGACGACGAAATCGCCGACCAGCCGGGGCTGGTGTTCGATGAGGGCAGTACGCTCGATCTTGGCTCGCTCAATCTTAACCTGACATCACAGAAGACCGACACCGATCGAACGCTAAAGGACAACCACaatcgagctgctgctgctggcactaCAAACGGGACCGGCTCCCAACCGGCAGCAATCAGGGCGACTCCACCGTCAGCGCCCAAGCCGAGGAGGGCTATGCCGGATGCGTACGAATCGCCGGCCCTGTCGCGCAAGTCGGCACGCAGCGGCAATCGCATGGCGCGGGCAGAATCGCTCGACACGCTCTCACCGTGCGACTCGATCGCGTCCGATGACTTTATGCTTGACTTTgactgcaacagcagcatggaCTCCATCGATCG GGTCGCGCGTTCCAGTATGGGTGGCAGCGCTAACGGGTTAAACTCGAtggacgagctgcagctgtGGTCCGAGCTGGAGAACAAAGGCGGACACATCATACGCGAGTGGAGCACACTGCTACGCAGCAGCCCGCAGAGCAACAGCACTCACAG ATCCCAGCTACCGGCAAGGGCACGGCTACTCACCCGACGCCTGCAGAACAACGCGACGCCCACGAATGGATCGGAAAGCCCGCGCTCGATCGACAGCCTGCCGCGGCGAACGTTCGCCGGCTCGTACAAGACGGCCACCCTGAGCCAGTTCCACAATCtcgccaacaacaacaacaacaacaactgtacGGACTCTGCCTCGACCGCTACCAACTCCGCGGAAGATCTCACCCTGCTCGACAAGTCGCTGCGCAACTCCATGCTCCAGGACGTGGTGCACTTCAAGAAGCAGCTGGTACGACTCCGCCGGATAATGCAAGAG GATGAAGAAAATTTGATGATG ACCGATACTCTCAACCCATTTGAAAATAACAATGGGCAATTCTTCACGACGGCAGCAGCCGCAATGGCCGCCAATGGTACGATCGGCTCGGCAACAACTACAGCGGCAGCGACGACGGCAACGTCCCaggaacagcaacagcagcagcagcaagaaaacATACTCATCCGCGAGTCCAGCGTGGCGGCCCTTGCCCTACTCGAGGACCAGCGGCAGGAGCTGGCGGATCTCAGAAGACAGGTGGTTTACCTTCAG GGTGAGCTAACGGCCAAAGATCGCACGAttcggcagcagcagaatcTGATCGAAAAGTATGAAGCGGAGCGAGagaagcagcaccagcagcagctccacagCCTCACGAACGGTGGCTCGTCCACGGAGAGCGGGGAAGGTACGGCCCTATCCGGGCCGGACAGTACCGGCAGCAGCGATCGGAACCACCAGTCGGCGGAAACCATCAGCACCGCCACGCAAACGGAACGA CTGAGGCCCGTTTCCTTCGGTGGACAGGAAGGATTAGGAAG TCGCAGTGAGAAGCCGGTGACGCCCAAAAACGGACTGCGCACACCATCAGCAGTAGGGCTGGCGGGGGCAACACCGccccaccaacaccaccaccaccaccaccacaccaacgGGACGCCAACGACACCGAAAAGTAAAACGCAAATCTCCTCCGTCTACACGCAGCTGTCCTCGGTGCGGCACAGCTACGCCGGCAATGGCAGTGCGCCaaccacacccacacacggcACCGGCGCACAGAACGGACTGCGCCGCACCTCGCTCGGCTCTAGCCACAATCTGAGCACGTTCGGGCTGCACAGCCCCAGCGAACGATCGCCGaacggcagcaacaaaccCGTCCGCACCACACACATCGGGACGCTCGCATCACCCATCCAGCGGCAGCCCCCCAACGGCACCACCGTGAAACCTCCACCCTCCAAAGCAGTTCCGCCGAGCCGAACGAACGGTGTTGTGACCGCGTCGAAATTGAACGGATTGAATGGGACGGCAAAGCGAATGGCTGCAGGGGCAGGGACtaccaccggcagcagcagcatcatcaggccaccgtcttcgttcgggagcagcagcagtctagCGAGCGTCGGTGAGCCGCTGAAAAGCAAATCGGCaccgctggtggtggtgccgaaTGGGAAGCTCCTAACGCCGGCCGCTACCGGTGCGGCGACGAGCGATGAGCGGGAAACGTCCAGTTCCTCGGACTCGGACAAGGATACGGTGGTAGTGAATGGAGGAGCGATCGGTACGGCGGGGAGTTGTTGCAGCGAGGAGAGCAATCTTGCCAGTGCCGGCAACACCAACGGCAGCACCGTCAACGGTATCGTAGGACACTGA
- the LOC120898043 gene encoding uncharacterized protein LOC120898043 isoform X2 gives MDECQHELDFEELEKLCRHTPEDELSEAEADQLGETGGTEEGGGAGERFRDMGQSESKKASKKAATDTGLHTKGTAMSFGFKKHKVHQATTGSNGTIGTTGNNKLPPGAVTHTGDGGGGGVGASAEPVPGAVTNQIKKFSHSNHNNNNNNNNNNNSNNATLEREKAERELVQATVISNPGVDAAFSDNNGNSGSVESVDDTSGGVMGPGRTTAATGRSTPRLQPAKKDSNGAPYRSNRFGFRTNNIVRPASVGLQPRVANDFDKHSSTATNTNNNNNIHAHNNNNNNVYVVNDKRRSKSASSAASARTTFTPLPGTTAAAAATGTGGNGAILLHQHAYGGGATALHRPLPKYQAPSTKIAHPTVPDSNSGAGGTYQHQMTKCNQGEHKNTQHSGTGAKQTAQQHQYTHGSEAGQNAPSGGGLCAKPPLTGNGHTAGGTTTSAKLGQEAATTASKFTLHTSSLPKPQYPVSISLTGTTAGPAAAASSRYTMDTKGAKHAVNVSRKEFANTNVTGAPALEDTTTTTTSSIRMPRQRYRNLEMVMSGRHKFEVRDLEALTTEPIVPLPLPELPSAFCSTGNQRTAPLSGLIRSTELNASANASALHDDIDINDNRYEQAEPGAAEEQVTPTAPDSEGQKESLEEEKLLRDNNSSEKSLIKGGAMKELMESYEESKSSTPSCSRASWFTAGEALAAKDFGIRSLTSSVESSTSRQTDSMPGSAQDEQEEEDISSVTITAGNPSAFSSISAPIPMDVSATNLDSVSEVLVSFTDPGTDPLASGGGDAATEPNRMYRNEQAKFAEMAAAISDVLLLDDETSPTDSLVSSCTENSDDVKKPRGGKKTAENTKEKEKDIDEISPELDELTSPVSPGTPTHASNSLSLSDGGRDFLIDDEIADQPGLVFDEGSTLDLGSLNLNLTSQKTDTDRTLKDNHNRAAAAGTTNGTGSQPAAIRATPPSAPKPRRAMPDAYESPALSRKSARSGNRMARAESLDTLSPCDSIASDDFMLDFDCNSSMDSIDRVARSSMGGSANGLNSMDELQLWSELENKGGHIIREWSTLLRSSPQSNSTHRSQLPARARLLTRRLQNNATPTNGSESPRSIDSLPRRTFAGSYKTATLSQFHNLANNNNNNNCTDSASTATNSAEDLTLLDKSLRNSMLQDVVHFKKQLVRLRRIMQEDEENLMMTDTLNPFENNNGQFFTTAAAAMAANGTIGSATTTAAATTATSQEQQQQQQQENILIRESSVAALALLEDQRQELADLRRQGELTAKDRTIRQQQNLIEKYEAEREKQHQQQLHSLTNGGSSTESGEGTALSGPDSTGSSDRNHQSAETISTATQTERLRPVSFGGQEGLGSRSEKPVTPKNGLRTPSAVGLAGATPPHQHHHHHHHTNGTPTTPKSKTQISSVYTQLSSVRHSYAGNGSAPTTPTHGTGAQNGLRRTSLGSSHNLSTFGLHSPSERSPNGSNKPVRTTHIGTLASPIQRQPPNGTTVKPPPSKAVPPSRTNGVVTASKLNGLNGTAKRMAAGAGTTTGSSSIIRPPSSFGSSSSLASVGEPLKSKSAPLVVVPNGKLLTPAATGAATSDERETSSSSDSDKDTVVVNGGAIGTAGSCCSEESNLASAGNTNGSTVNGIVGH, from the exons ATGGATGAATGCCAGCATGAGCTCGACTTTGAGGAGCTAGAAAAACTGTGCAGACACACGCCGGAGGACGAACTGTCAGAAGCGGAAGCGGACCAGCTGGGTGAAACGGGCGGCACAGAGGAGGGAGGCGGAGCGGGCGAAAGGTTTAGAGATATG GGCCAATCGGAGAGCAAGAAAGCGTCGAAGAAAGCGGCCACCGACACTGGCCTGCACACCAAGGGGACGGCTATGTCGTTTGGCTTCAAGAAGCACAAGGTGCATCAGGCAACCACCGGCAGCAACGGTACGATCGGCACAACCGGAAACAACAAATTGCCACCGGGTGCGGTCACACATACCggcgacggtggtggtggtggtgtcggtgCCAGCGCAGAACCAGTCCCGGGAGCGGTCACTAATCAGATCAAGAAGTTCAGCCACAgtaaccacaacaacaacaacaataataataacaacaacaacagcaataatGCGACACTGGAAAGGGAGAAAGCGGAAAGGGAGCTGGTGCAGGCCACCGTCATCTCGAACCCGGGCGTCGATGCGGCATTTAGCGACAACAACGGAAATAGCG GATCGGTAGAGTCGGTGGACGACACGAGCGGTGGTGTGATGGGCCCCGGCCGAACCACGGCCGCCACCGGCCGTTCCACACCGCGGCTCCAACCCGCCAAGAAGGACAGCAACGGGGCGCCGTACCGCAGCAATCGGTTCGGCTTCCGCACCAACAACATCGTCCGGCCGGCATCGGTCGGGCTGCAGCCCCGGGTGGCCAACGATTTTGACAAACATTCCTCCACCGctaccaacaccaacaacaacaacaacatccacgcccataacaacaacaataacaacgtGTACGTCGTTAACGACAAGCGCCGCTCGAAGAGCGCCTCCTCGGCGGCCAGCGCACGCACAACCTTTACGCCGCTGCCGGGCACaacagcggcggcggctgcaaCCGGAACCGGCGGGAATGGGGCGATCCTGCTGCACCAGCACGCGTACGGTGGGGGTGCAACTGCGCTGCATCGTCCGCTGCCGAAATACCAGGCGCCGAGTACGAAAATAGCCCACCCCACCGTGCCGGACTCCAACAGTGGTGCCGGTGGGACTTATCAACATCAGATGACGAAATGCAACCAGGGAGAGCATAAAAATACTCAGCATTCCGGTACCGGGGCGAAGCAGACGGCCCAGCAGCATCAGTATACGCACGGCAGCGAAGCCGGCCAGAACGCACCAAGCGGTGGTGGTCTATG TGCAAAACCACCACTGACTGGCAATGGGCATACGGCCGGCGGCACCACTACATCGGCCAAACTAGGTCAGGAGGCGGCCACAACGGCCAGCAAGTTTACGCTGCACACGTCCAGCCTGCCGAAACCGCAGTACCCGGTGTCGATCTCACTGACCGGTACTACCGCCGggcccgccgccgccgccagctCGCGCTACACGATGGACACGAAGGGTGCCAAGCATGCGGTCAACGTGAGTCGCAAAGAGTTCGCCAACACGAACGTGACCGGGGCGCCCGCGCTCGAGGACACGACCACCACGACGACCAGCAGCATCCGGATGCCGCGGCAGCGCTACCGCAACCTGGAGATGGTGATGAGCGGCCGGCACAAGTTCGAGGTGCGCGATCTGGAAGCGCTAACGACGGAACCGATCGtaccgctgccgctgccggaGCTGCCGAGTGCGTTCTGCAGCACGGGCAACCAGCGAACGGCACCGCTCAGCGGGCTGATCCGCTCGACCGAGCTGAATGCCAGTGCCAATGCGTCCGCCCTGCACGACGATATCGACATCAACGATAACCGGTACGAGCAGGCCGAGCCGGGCGCGGCAGAGGAGCAAGTGACACCGACGGCACCGGACAGCGAAGGGCAGAAGGAAAGCCTCGAGGAGGAAAAGCTACTGCGCGATAACAACTCGTCGGAAAAGAGTCTGATCAAGGGCGGCGCGATGAAGGAGCTGATGGAGAGCTACGAGGAAAGCAAGAGCTCGACGCCGAGCTGCTCGCGCGCTTCCTGGTTCACGGCCGGTGAGGCACTGGCCGCGAAAGACTTTGGCATCCGCAGCCTAACGAGCAGCGTGGAGAGCAGCACATCGAGGCAGACCGATTCGATGCCCGGCAGCGCACAGGACGAGCAGGAAGAGGAGGACATCAGCTCCGTCACCATTACGGCGGGCAATCCTTCGGCGTTCT CTTCCATTTCAGCGCCGATCCCGATGGATGTTTCCGCCACCAACCTGGACAGTGTGTCGGAGGTGCTGGTCAGCTTCACCGACCCAGGAACGGATCCGCTTGCTAGTGGGGGCGGCGATGCTgccaccgaaccgaaccgaatgtACCGCAACGAGCAGGCCAAGTTTGCGGAAATGGCCGCCGCCATCAGtgacgtgctgctgctggacgatgAAACCTCCCCGACGGACAGTCTCGTTAGCAGCTGTACGGAGAACTCGGACGACGTGAAGAAACCGCGCGGCGGCAAGAAAACGGCCGAAAACACGAAGGAAAAGGAGAAGGACATCGATGAGATCTCGCccgagctggacgagctgaCCAGTCCCGTCTCGCCCGGCACACCGACCCATGCTTCCAACTCACTGTCGCTGTCGGACGGCGGGAGGGATTTTCTGATTGACGACGAAATCGCCGACCAGCCGGGGCTGGTGTTCGATGAGGGCAGTACGCTCGATCTTGGCTCGCTCAATCTTAACCTGACATCACAGAAGACCGACACCGATCGAACGCTAAAGGACAACCACaatcgagctgctgctgctggcactaCAAACGGGACCGGCTCCCAACCGGCAGCAATCAGGGCGACTCCACCGTCAGCGCCCAAGCCGAGGAGGGCTATGCCGGATGCGTACGAATCGCCGGCCCTGTCGCGCAAGTCGGCACGCAGCGGCAATCGCATGGCGCGGGCAGAATCGCTCGACACGCTCTCACCGTGCGACTCGATCGCGTCCGATGACTTTATGCTTGACTTTgactgcaacagcagcatggaCTCCATCGATCG GGTCGCGCGTTCCAGTATGGGTGGCAGCGCTAACGGGTTAAACTCGAtggacgagctgcagctgtGGTCCGAGCTGGAGAACAAAGGCGGACACATCATACGCGAGTGGAGCACACTGCTACGCAGCAGCCCGCAGAGCAACAGCACTCACAG ATCCCAGCTACCGGCAAGGGCACGGCTACTCACCCGACGCCTGCAGAACAACGCGACGCCCACGAATGGATCGGAAAGCCCGCGCTCGATCGACAGCCTGCCGCGGCGAACGTTCGCCGGCTCGTACAAGACGGCCACCCTGAGCCAGTTCCACAATCtcgccaacaacaacaacaacaacaactgtacGGACTCTGCCTCGACCGCTACCAACTCCGCGGAAGATCTCACCCTGCTCGACAAGTCGCTGCGCAACTCCATGCTCCAGGACGTGGTGCACTTCAAGAAGCAGCTGGTACGACTCCGCCGGATAATGCAAGAG GATGAAGAAAATTTGATGATG ACCGATACTCTCAACCCATTTGAAAATAACAATGGGCAATTCTTCACGACGGCAGCAGCCGCAATGGCCGCCAATGGTACGATCGGCTCGGCAACAACTACAGCGGCAGCGACGACGGCAACGTCCCaggaacagcaacagcagcagcagcaagaaaacATACTCATCCGCGAGTCCAGCGTGGCGGCCCTTGCCCTACTCGAGGACCAGCGGCAGGAGCTGGCGGATCTCAGAAGACAG GGTGAGCTAACGGCCAAAGATCGCACGAttcggcagcagcagaatcTGATCGAAAAGTATGAAGCGGAGCGAGagaagcagcaccagcagcagctccacagCCTCACGAACGGTGGCTCGTCCACGGAGAGCGGGGAAGGTACGGCCCTATCCGGGCCGGACAGTACCGGCAGCAGCGATCGGAACCACCAGTCGGCGGAAACCATCAGCACCGCCACGCAAACGGAACGA CTGAGGCCCGTTTCCTTCGGTGGACAGGAAGGATTAGGAAG TCGCAGTGAGAAGCCGGTGACGCCCAAAAACGGACTGCGCACACCATCAGCAGTAGGGCTGGCGGGGGCAACACCGccccaccaacaccaccaccaccaccaccacaccaacgGGACGCCAACGACACCGAAAAGTAAAACGCAAATCTCCTCCGTCTACACGCAGCTGTCCTCGGTGCGGCACAGCTACGCCGGCAATGGCAGTGCGCCaaccacacccacacacggcACCGGCGCACAGAACGGACTGCGCCGCACCTCGCTCGGCTCTAGCCACAATCTGAGCACGTTCGGGCTGCACAGCCCCAGCGAACGATCGCCGaacggcagcaacaaaccCGTCCGCACCACACACATCGGGACGCTCGCATCACCCATCCAGCGGCAGCCCCCCAACGGCACCACCGTGAAACCTCCACCCTCCAAAGCAGTTCCGCCGAGCCGAACGAACGGTGTTGTGACCGCGTCGAAATTGAACGGATTGAATGGGACGGCAAAGCGAATGGCTGCAGGGGCAGGGACtaccaccggcagcagcagcatcatcaggccaccgtcttcgttcgggagcagcagcagtctagCGAGCGTCGGTGAGCCGCTGAAAAGCAAATCGGCaccgctggtggtggtgccgaaTGGGAAGCTCCTAACGCCGGCCGCTACCGGTGCGGCGACGAGCGATGAGCGGGAAACGTCCAGTTCCTCGGACTCGGACAAGGATACGGTGGTAGTGAATGGAGGAGCGATCGGTACGGCGGGGAGTTGTTGCAGCGAGGAGAGCAATCTTGCCAGTGCCGGCAACACCAACGGCAGCACCGTCAACGGTATCGTAGGACACTGA